The proteins below come from a single Acidovorax sp. NCPPB 4044 genomic window:
- the ribB gene encoding 3,4-dihydroxy-2-butanone-4-phosphate synthase produces MNSLAISPCLPSAHGADGPQSRCLSGAASDGVPLAPLPDVLAQIAAGRPVLVLDDADRENEADLICAAENLTEATMALMIREGSGIVCLCLPPDHAVALGLRPMVEVNRSSFATAFTQSIEAAWGVSTGVSAADRVQTIRCALRTPEPGAAPEVVSPGHVFPLVARPGGVLERGGHTESDVDLARLAGLRPAGVLCELMNPDGTIARGADVVRFARTHGLLCTTVQALAAHRRSTGDGG; encoded by the coding sequence ATGAATTCCCTCGCTATTTCCCCTTGCCTACCGTCCGCCCATGGCGCGGACGGGCCGCAGTCCCGCTGCCTGTCGGGCGCCGCCTCCGACGGCGTTCCGCTGGCGCCCCTGCCGGACGTGCTCGCGCAGATCGCGGCCGGCCGTCCCGTGCTGGTGCTCGACGACGCCGACCGCGAGAACGAGGCCGACCTCATCTGCGCGGCAGAGAACCTTACCGAAGCCACGATGGCGCTCATGATCCGCGAGGGCAGCGGCATCGTGTGCCTCTGCCTGCCGCCGGACCATGCGGTCGCGCTCGGGCTGCGGCCGATGGTGGAGGTGAACCGGTCGTCGTTCGCGACCGCCTTCACGCAGTCGATCGAGGCCGCCTGGGGCGTGTCCACGGGCGTCTCGGCCGCGGACCGCGTGCAGACCATCCGCTGCGCGCTGCGCACGCCCGAACCCGGTGCCGCGCCGGAAGTGGTCAGCCCGGGCCACGTGTTCCCGCTCGTGGCGCGGCCAGGCGGCGTGCTGGAGCGCGGCGGGCATACCGAATCGGACGTGGACCTGGCCCGCCTGGCCGGGCTGCGGCCTGCGGGCGTGCTGTGCGAGCTGATGAACCCGGACGGAACGATAGCGCGCGGCGCTGACGTGGTCCGCTTCGCGCGCACGCACGGGCTGCTCTGCACCACGGTGCAGGCGCTGGCGGCCCACCGGCGCAGCACCGGCGACGGCGGTTGA
- a CDS encoding SIR2 family NAD-dependent protein deacylase: MAGAPLDTLRAWVAEAPRILVLTGAGMSAESGVPTFRDAQTGHWAHLRPEEMASVEGFRARPGLVWDWYAHRRAQLAGVEPNAGHRALADFSRRHPDRLTIATQNVDGLHQRAGSTGVLCLHGDLRTDRWLDPPRLCCNVSQAVPGSPPTCGTCGNRLRPAVVWFGEALPEALLEKAQDAAHACALMLVVGTAGVVYPAAGLAHIAHRAGARVAVVNPAPSALDDVADLVVASTAAQALPHVLAG, encoded by the coding sequence GTGGCCGGCGCGCCCCTCGATACCCTGCGCGCCTGGGTTGCCGAGGCGCCCCGCATCCTGGTGCTCACCGGCGCGGGGATGAGCGCCGAGTCCGGCGTGCCCACGTTCCGCGATGCGCAGACCGGCCACTGGGCCCACCTGCGCCCCGAGGAGATGGCCAGCGTGGAGGGCTTCCGCGCGCGGCCCGGGCTGGTCTGGGACTGGTACGCGCACCGGCGTGCGCAACTGGCCGGTGTCGAGCCCAACGCGGGCCACCGCGCGCTGGCCGATTTCTCGCGCCGCCACCCGGACCGCCTCACCATCGCCACGCAGAATGTGGACGGCCTGCACCAGCGCGCCGGCAGCACCGGCGTGCTCTGCCTGCACGGCGACCTGCGCACCGACCGGTGGCTCGATCCGCCGCGCCTGTGCTGCAACGTGTCGCAGGCCGTGCCGGGTAGCCCGCCCACCTGCGGCACGTGCGGCAACCGCCTGCGCCCCGCAGTGGTCTGGTTCGGCGAGGCGCTGCCCGAAGCCCTGCTGGAGAAGGCGCAGGACGCCGCCCACGCGTGCGCGCTGATGCTGGTGGTGGGCACCGCGGGCGTGGTCTATCCGGCGGCCGGGCTGGCCCACATCGCGCACCGGGCGGGCGCGCGCGTGGCCGTCGTCAACCCGGCGCCCAGCGCGCTCGACGACGTGGCCGATCTGGTGGTGGCGTCCACCGCGGCGCAGGCGTTGCCGCACGTCCTGGCCGGATAG
- a CDS encoding tannase/feruloyl esterase family alpha/beta hydrolase, with protein sequence MTPFFTTPLWRLFATSGAVATLAACGSGSLHRYSFEESSRQLARQQVAASQIGLPTSGASVTSIETPAAASGAQPPASVRANISILPVDPAAPAIRMGLLLPKEWNGKVVMLGGGGYNGAVPSLYTYPAAPASQGAYPLLSQGFAVFASDSGHPAGAAGSRDGSFGVNDEAVANFSGAALKKVSDVADVLVTQFYGEKPRRRYFLGGSTGGREALAVAQKWPADWDGVVAWYPAWNAASLNLQFGRISRAFAQPGAYPSLGQRKLLRQAALAQCDALDGLQDGVVSNVAACNAQFDPATARIDGQPLRCASGGNEGDQCLSDAMIAALKTYATAIQFSKPLGSGETQYPGFNVWGTELGEQGTSPLQPTVNLLAMNTTAPASPAPLTAPYWAVFWDQWVRYFVTRDANFNALSLDPQSPGPWAARIDALTRLQDINGTDLSTFHKRGGKLLMAHGAADALVSTRATAQYWQRLEQTMGATAVRGFARYYEVPGYGHAASTVFNANWDSLKALDQWVSNGIAPVAQVVTDTAGVAGRTRPLCEYPSWPRYAGSGDANTADNFRCAVR encoded by the coding sequence GTGACGCCCTTCTTCACCACTCCCCTGTGGCGCCTCTTCGCCACGTCTGGCGCGGTCGCCACACTCGCGGCCTGCGGAAGCGGCAGCTTGCACCGCTACAGCTTCGAGGAATCGAGCAGGCAACTGGCCCGGCAGCAGGTGGCCGCCAGCCAGATCGGCTTGCCCACCAGCGGCGCCTCGGTGACGTCGATCGAAACCCCGGCGGCGGCCAGCGGCGCGCAACCCCCCGCGTCCGTGCGCGCCAACATCTCGATACTGCCGGTGGACCCCGCCGCACCCGCCATCAGGATGGGATTGCTGCTGCCCAAGGAGTGGAACGGCAAGGTCGTCATGCTGGGTGGCGGCGGGTACAACGGCGCGGTGCCCAGCCTCTATACCTACCCGGCAGCGCCCGCAAGCCAGGGAGCCTATCCGCTGCTGAGCCAGGGCTTTGCCGTGTTCGCGAGCGACTCCGGTCACCCGGCCGGCGCCGCAGGCAGCCGCGACGGCAGCTTCGGAGTCAATGACGAAGCCGTGGCCAACTTCTCAGGCGCGGCCCTGAAGAAGGTCAGCGACGTTGCCGACGTTCTGGTGACGCAGTTCTATGGCGAAAAGCCCCGCAGGCGCTACTTCCTGGGCGGGTCGACCGGCGGGCGCGAAGCCCTGGCCGTCGCCCAGAAGTGGCCTGCGGACTGGGATGGTGTCGTCGCCTGGTACCCGGCCTGGAACGCTGCCAGCCTGAACCTGCAATTCGGGCGCATCAGCCGCGCCTTCGCCCAGCCAGGCGCCTACCCCAGCCTGGGCCAGCGCAAGCTGCTGCGCCAGGCTGCGTTGGCGCAGTGCGACGCACTCGACGGGCTGCAGGACGGCGTGGTCAGCAACGTGGCCGCCTGCAATGCGCAGTTCGATCCCGCCACGGCGCGGATCGACGGCCAGCCCCTGCGCTGTGCGAGCGGAGGCAACGAGGGCGACCAGTGCCTGTCCGACGCGATGATCGCCGCGCTCAAGACCTACGCCACGGCCATCCAGTTCAGCAAGCCCCTGGGCAGCGGTGAAACGCAGTATCCCGGCTTCAACGTATGGGGGACCGAACTGGGCGAACAAGGCACCAGCCCGCTCCAGCCCACGGTGAACCTGCTGGCGATGAACACCACCGCGCCTGCCAGCCCCGCGCCGCTGACTGCGCCGTACTGGGCTGTGTTCTGGGACCAGTGGGTGCGTTACTTCGTCACACGCGACGCGAATTTCAATGCGCTGTCGCTCGACCCGCAAAGCCCCGGCCCCTGGGCGGCCCGCATCGATGCGCTGACCCGTCTGCAGGACATCAACGGCACCGATCTCTCCACGTTCCACAAGCGTGGCGGCAAACTGCTGATGGCGCACGGCGCGGCCGATGCACTGGTCAGCACCCGCGCCACCGCCCAGTACTGGCAGCGCCTGGAGCAGACGATGGGAGCGACGGCGGTGCGCGGTTTTGCGCGCTACTACGAAGTGCCTGGATACGGCCATGCCGCCAGCACGGTGTTCAACGCCAACTGGGATTCCCTCAAGGCGCTGGACCAATGGGTGAGCAACGGCATCGCGCCGGTCGCGCAGGTGGTGACGGACACCGCCGGCGTTGCAGGCCGCACCCGGCCGCTGTGCGAATACCCCAGCTGGCCGCGATATGCAGGTTCCGGCGATGCGAACACCGCAGACAACTTTCGCTGCGCAGTGCGGTAG
- the rlmB gene encoding 23S rRNA (guanosine(2251)-2'-O)-methyltransferase RlmB: protein MSSSPKVLFGFHAVGVRLKTAPQSIIEIYYEATRRDARMRQFLDRAKEAGARLIEADAPRIAKLAGSHGHQGVAARVEAVAQIHSLDELLEQLEADGVEKPLLLVLDGVTDPHNLGACLRVAEGAGAHAVIAPKDHAVGINATVAKVASGAAETMPYFMVTNLSRTLGELKERNIWCIGTSDDAPRTLYQVDLKGPVALVLGAEGAGMRQLTRKTCDELVSIPMKGAVESLNVSVASGVCLYEALRQRGG from the coding sequence ATGTCCTCCAGCCCCAAAGTGCTATTCGGCTTCCACGCCGTGGGCGTGCGCCTGAAGACCGCGCCGCAGTCCATCATCGAGATCTACTACGAGGCCACGCGGCGCGATGCGCGCATGCGCCAGTTCCTCGACCGTGCCAAGGAGGCAGGCGCGCGCCTGATCGAGGCCGATGCGCCGCGCATCGCCAAGCTGGCCGGCAGCCACGGGCACCAGGGGGTGGCCGCCCGCGTGGAGGCGGTGGCCCAGATCCATTCGCTCGACGAGCTGCTGGAGCAGCTGGAGGCCGACGGCGTCGAGAAGCCGCTGCTGCTGGTGCTCGACGGCGTGACCGATCCGCACAACCTGGGCGCCTGCCTGCGCGTGGCCGAGGGCGCGGGTGCCCATGCGGTGATCGCGCCCAAGGACCATGCCGTGGGCATCAACGCCACGGTGGCCAAGGTGGCGAGCGGCGCGGCCGAGACGATGCCGTATTTCATGGTGACCAACCTCTCGCGCACGCTGGGCGAGCTGAAGGAGCGCAACATCTGGTGCATCGGCACCAGCGACGACGCGCCGCGCACGCTCTACCAGGTGGATCTCAAGGGCCCCGTCGCGCTGGTGCTGGGCGCCGAGGGCGCCGGCATGCGGCAGCTCACGCGCAAGACCTGCGACGAGCTGGTCTCGATCCCCATGAAGGGCGCGGTGGAGAGCCTGAACGTCTCGGTGGCGAGCGGCGTGTGCCTCTACGAGGCGCTGCGCCAGCGCGGGGGCTGA